The Doryrhamphus excisus isolate RoL2022-K1 chromosome 1, RoL_Dexc_1.0, whole genome shotgun sequence genome includes a window with the following:
- the npepps gene encoding puromycin-sensitive aminopeptidase, whose amino-acid sequence MSLLLSRTLTQTLVQTIRVRSRPVLRCTPIKVQLFADKTELGAAGHCSAAMAKRRPFERLPTDVFPVNYGLCLKPDLINFTFTGKLQAMVEVTQATNQIVMNCADIDIITASFVPNGGDEIDATGFNYQNEDEKVTLSFPSALKKGSGVLKIKFAGELNDKMKGFYRSKYTSAAGETRYAAVTQFEATDARRAFPCWDEPAIKATFDITLIVPKDRIALSNMNVVERQPYPSEEDLVEIKFATSPIMSTYLVAFVIGEFDFVESQSSDGVLVRVYTPVGKAEQGRFALEVATKTLPFYKDYFNVPYPLPKIDLIAIADFAAGAMENWGLVTYRETALLIDPKNSCASSRQWVALVVGHELAHQWFGNLVTMEWWTHLWLNEGFASWIEYLCVDHCFPEYDIWTQFVSADYTRALDLDALDSSHPIEVNVGHPSEVDEIFDAISYSKGASVIRMLHNYIGDEDFRKGMNAYLLKFQHKNASTEDLWDCLEQASGKPIATVMGSWTKQMGFPIILVEQEQNGDNRVLKISQKKFCASGPHNGGDCPSWMVPISICTSKDPRCSKLQVLLDKPETIVTLQGVTSDQWIKVNPGTVGFYRIQYSSAMLQSLLPGIRDLSLQPVDRLSLQNDLFSLSRAGMISTVEVLKLMEAFVNEPNYTVWSDLSCNLGVLSSLLSHTDFHEEIQEFIRDLFTPIGLRLGWDSKHGEGHLDALLRGLVLGKLGKAGHKPTLEEARRRFKEHVEGKHILPADLRSPVYLTVLKHGDSTTLETMLRLHKQADMQEEKNRIERVLGAIAAPDLIQRVLTFALSEEVRPQDTVSVIGGVAGSSKQGRKAAWKFVKDNWEELYNHYQGGFLLSRLIKLTVDGFAIDKMAAEIKSFFESHPTPAVERTVLQCCENILLNAAWLKRDADDIHNYLMQRKAPPV is encoded by the exons ATGTCGCTCCTTCTGAGCCGCACGCTGACGCAGACATTGGTGCAAACAATCCGTGTCCGCTCCCGGCCAGTCCTTCGGTGCACTCCAATAAAAGTCCAACTCTTTGCAGATAAGACGGAGCTGGGAGCTGCCGGTCACTGTTCAGCAGCCATGGCCAAAAGGAGGCCCTTCGAGCGGCTACCGACTGACGTTTTCCCCGTCAACTACGGGCTGTGTCTCAAACCGGACCTGATCAACTTCACGTTCACGGGCAAGCTGCAAGCTATGGTGGAG GTGACACAAGCCACAAATCAGATTGTGATGAACTGTGCCGACATCGACATCATCACAGCCTCTTTTGTGCCTAACGGAGGAGACG aAATTGATGCCACAGGGTTTAACTATCAAAACGAGGATGAGAAAGTGACCTTGTCGTTTCCAAGCGCGCTAAAAAAAG GCTCTGGTGTGTTGAAGATCAAATTTGCAGGAGAACTGAACGACAAAATGAAAGGATTCTATCGTAGTAAATACACGTCCGCCGCAGGAGAGACTCGCTACGCTGCAGTCACGCAATTTGAG GCCACGGACGCTCGCCGCGCTTTCCCCTGTTGGGACGAGCCCGCCATCAAAGCCACCTTTGACATCACTCTCATCGTCCCCAAGGACCGCATCGCCTTGTCAAACATG AATGTCGTTGAGCGACAGCCATATCCAAGCGAAGAAGACCTGGTGGAAATCAAATTTGCCACCTCGCCCATCATGTCCACTTACCTCGTAGCGTTTGTCATCGGCGAGTTTGACTTTGTGGAGAGTCAGTCGTCGGATGGCGTGCTGGTGCGCGTCTACACGCCGGTGGGGAAGGCGGAGCAAGGCCGCTTTGCGCTGGAG GTTGCCACAAAGACTTTACCGTTCTACAAAGACTACTTCAATGTTCCTTATCCTTTGCCCAAGATTGACCTCATCGCAATTGCAGATTTTGCTGCTG GTGCCATGGAAAACTGGGGCCTTGTTACTTACAG GGAGACCGCGCTGCTGATTGACCCAAAGAACTCCTGCGCGTCCTCCAGGCAGTGGGTGGCGCTGGTGGTGGGTCACGAACTCGCCCACCAGTGGTTTGGAAACTTAGTCACCATG gaatgGTGGACGCATTTGTGGCTTAACGAGGGCTTTGCATCCTGGATCGAGTACTTGTGCGTGGACCACTGCTTCCCAGAATATGACATCTGGACTCAGTTTGTGTCGGCAGACTACACGCGTGCTCTGGACCTGGATGCCCTGGACAGCAGCCATCCCATCGAG GTGAATGTTGGCCATCCGTCCGAGGTGGATGAAATCTTTGACGCCATCTCTTACAGCAAAGGAGCATCTGTGATCCGTATGCTGCACAACTACATAGGAGACGAG GACTTCAGGAAAGGAATGAACGCCTATTTGTTAAAGTTCCAGCACAAAAATGCATCCACGG AGGACTTGTGGGATTGTCTGGAACAGGCCAGCGGGAAACCCATCGCCACAGTGATGGGCTCGTGGACCAAGCAGATGGGCTTCCCCATTATCCTAGTCGAACAGGAGCAG AATGGCGACAACCGCGTTCTCAAGATATCCCAGAAGAAGTTCTGCGCCAGCGGACCTCATAATG GTGGAGATTGCCCCAGCTGGATGGTACCCATTAGTATTTGTACCAGCAAGGATCCCCGGTGCTCCAAACTCCAGGTTCTACTGGACAAACCCGAGACCATCGTCACCCTTCAAGGCGTCACCTCTGACCAGTGGATCAAG GTCAATCCCGGCACAGTGGGTTTTTACCGCATCCAGTACAGCTCGGCCATGCTGCAGAGTCTGCTGCCCGGCATCCGAGACCTCAGCTTGCAGCCCGTGGACCGGCTCAGCCTCCAGAATGACCTCTTCTCCTTG TCGCGTGCAGGAATGATCAGCACAGTGGAGGTGCTGAAGCTGATGGAGGCGTTTGTCAACGAGCCCAACTACACCGTGTGGAGCGACCTCAGCTGTAACCTGGGCGTCCTGTCCTCGCTGCTTTCCCATACCGACTTCCACGAGGAAATCCAGGAGTTCATCCGCGACCTCTTCACCCCCATCGGCCTTCGTCTGGGCTGGGACAGCAAACACGGAGAAG GCCACCTGGATGCTTTGCTGAGGGGTCTGGTTCTGGGGAAGCTGGGCAAGGCGGGACACAAGCCCACGCTGGAGGAGGCCAGGCGGAGATTCAAGGAACACGTGGAGGGAAAACATATCCTACCTGCAGACCTCAGGAGCCCG GTTTATTTGACAGTGCTCAAACACGGAGACAGCACCACGTTAGAGACCATGCTGAGG CTTCACAAGCAAGCGGACATGCAGGAGGAGAAGAATCGTATAGAGCGAGTACTCGGCGCCATTGCCGCTCCCGACCTCATTCAGAGAGTCCTCACTTTCGCCCTCTcg GAAGAGGTTCGTCCTCAGGATACGGTTTCGGTCATCGGGGGTGTGGCAGGAAGCAGTAAACAAGGTCGCAAAGCCGCGTGGAAGTTTGTAAAAGACAACTGGGAGGAGCTTTACAACCACTACCAGGGCGGGTTCCTCCTATCGCGTCTCATCAAG CTCACAGTGGACGGATTTGCCATCGACAAAATGGCCGCAGAAATAAAG AGTTTCTTTGAGAGTCACCCGACGCCGGCGGTGGAGCGCACCGTGCTACAGTGCTGCGAGAACATCCTCCTCAACGCCGCCTGGCTCAAGCGCGACGCCGACGACATCCACAACTATCTAATGCAGCGCAAGGCTCCCCCCGTCTGA